From Chryseobacterium joostei, the proteins below share one genomic window:
- a CDS encoding tetratricopeptide repeat protein has product MNTKIIFLSLIVAFSFSSLLFGQENYRTLVHEGNQKFDGKDYDGASSKYMEAVKFNDKDFMAHYNMGNALYKSKKYEDAKAEFEKAEKLSQTIPDKSAALHNLGNTYMQMNQPEKAADYYKKALKQNPYSEATRKNYEIAKLKEKEKEQQKNQQNNSGKGGGGNDQNKGEDQKGDKDQKQDQGNGQQNEGKSDQGNNPQQNQNNEGKIPKNLENAILDKINEKEKETARRILNKNSYSMPESNEKDW; this is encoded by the coding sequence TTTTTATCGTTAATAGTTGCTTTCTCATTCTCAAGCCTCTTGTTTGGGCAGGAGAACTATAGAACATTGGTTCATGAAGGCAATCAGAAATTTGATGGTAAAGACTATGATGGAGCCTCCTCAAAATACATGGAAGCAGTAAAGTTCAACGATAAGGATTTTATGGCTCACTACAATATGGGGAACGCTTTGTACAAGAGTAAAAAATATGAGGATGCAAAGGCAGAGTTTGAAAAGGCAGAGAAGCTTTCACAGACAATTCCCGATAAATCAGCAGCTCTTCATAATCTAGGAAATACCTATATGCAGATGAACCAGCCGGAAAAAGCGGCAGATTATTATAAAAAGGCTCTGAAGCAAAATCCATATAGTGAGGCAACCAGAAAAAACTATGAGATTGCCAAGTTAAAGGAAAAAGAAAAAGAACAACAGAAGAACCAGCAGAATAACTCAGGAAAAGGCGGTGGAGGTAATGATCAGAACAAAGGAGAGGATCAGAAAGGAGATAAAGATCAAAAGCAGGATCAAGGAAACGGTCAACAGAACGAAGGTAAAAGTGACCAAGGTAATAACCCTCAGCAAAATCAAAATAATGAAGGAAAAATACCAAAGAATCTTGAAAATGCAATCCTAGATAAAATAAACGAAAAAGAAAAAGAAACCGCCAGAAGAATTTTAAACAAAAATTCTTATTCGATGCCTGAAAGCAACGAGAAAGATTGGTGA